Proteins from a genomic interval of uncultured Desulfuromusa sp.:
- a CDS encoding ATP-binding cassette domain-containing protein yields MLKIDNLTAHYGAAQALFGIDLQIKQGETVALVGANGAGKSTLLKCIMGLIKPTEGQIRLNGKTITHSSPAQMVRLGLALSPEGREVFSHLSVLENLHLGVIPLKLSKSETNLRIEEVFVRFPKLQERQQQLAGTLSGGEQQMLAMGRALMAKPSLLLLDEPSLGLAPKITDEIFAIIHQLARSGTTILLVEQNAARALSASDNAYLLANGKIVEQGKSSDLLNDPVLRSTFLGAASDANPAASRLGAAGLTNIRLEKTNMQQQNFMPAFTTEDELKTHQLAGLKWTVRHAYEGSTEYREKLDQAGITPDKIQSLKDLSKLPFTTAEDLRDGYPFPLKSVPFEQIVRVHASSGTTGKRKVLCYTQKDIDDWSDFFARGYQMAGVTPLDRVQIAVGYGVWTAGMGFQLGCEKIGALAVPVGPGNIDMQIQFLLDFQSTVFCSTASMALLMAEEIHKRGVADQIAVNKIIYGSERSSRSMRQKISELFGGAELFDITGLTELYGPGTGIECSEHDCIHYWGDYYLVEILDPETLQPLPDGEWGEMVVTSLCKEGAPLIRYRTRDITRIIPGRCGCGSILPRHSRIKGRSDDTIKFRGVNIYPSSIDTILSTVPGIGSEFQIHLTRDNAERDHLRLVVERAEKVEAKRSPELSHEVTHQIKKQLLVSVDLELVDYASLPRSEKKSQRVFDNRIQDEIV; encoded by the coding sequence ATGCTGAAAATTGACAATCTTACCGCCCATTACGGTGCAGCTCAGGCTCTGTTTGGAATCGATCTACAGATCAAGCAGGGTGAAACGGTTGCTCTGGTGGGTGCAAACGGGGCAGGTAAAAGCACTTTACTGAAGTGTATTATGGGTCTGATTAAGCCTACAGAAGGTCAAATCCGCCTCAATGGGAAAACAATTACCCATTCCAGCCCAGCACAGATGGTCCGCCTGGGTCTGGCCCTGTCTCCTGAGGGGCGTGAAGTTTTCAGCCACTTATCGGTGCTGGAAAATCTTCATCTCGGTGTCATCCCGTTAAAACTCTCAAAATCTGAAACCAATTTGCGGATAGAAGAGGTTTTCGTCCGCTTTCCGAAATTACAGGAGCGGCAACAACAATTAGCCGGAACCCTTTCAGGAGGGGAACAACAGATGCTGGCCATGGGGCGCGCCTTGATGGCGAAACCCAGCTTGCTTCTGCTTGATGAACCAAGTCTGGGGCTGGCACCAAAGATAACGGATGAAATTTTTGCCATTATCCATCAACTTGCCCGCTCTGGCACCACGATCCTGCTGGTTGAGCAGAATGCCGCGCGAGCACTTTCTGCTTCGGACAACGCCTACCTGCTGGCCAACGGTAAAATTGTTGAGCAGGGAAAAAGTAGCGATCTATTGAACGATCCTGTCCTCCGTTCCACTTTTCTTGGAGCGGCCAGTGACGCCAATCCCGCTGCCAGTCGCTTAGGCGCTGCCGGACTGACCAATATTCGCCTGGAGAAGACTAACATGCAACAACAGAACTTTATGCCCGCATTTACCACTGAAGACGAACTTAAAACACATCAGCTGGCAGGTTTAAAATGGACGGTACGACATGCCTATGAAGGTTCAACAGAATACCGTGAGAAACTGGATCAGGCGGGGATCACACCAGACAAGATTCAGTCTTTGAAGGATTTAAGCAAACTCCCTTTTACCACTGCCGAAGACCTGCGCGATGGCTACCCTTTCCCCCTCAAATCCGTTCCGTTTGAACAGATTGTACGTGTCCATGCCTCCTCCGGAACAACCGGCAAGCGCAAAGTCCTCTGCTACACCCAGAAAGATATCGATGACTGGAGCGATTTTTTTGCCCGCGGTTATCAGATGGCCGGGGTCACCCCCCTGGATCGGGTGCAAATTGCTGTCGGATATGGCGTATGGACTGCCGGAATGGGCTTTCAGCTCGGGTGTGAGAAGATAGGCGCCCTGGCCGTTCCCGTTGGTCCCGGCAATATCGACATGCAGATTCAATTTCTACTCGACTTCCAATCAACCGTCTTTTGCTCCACCGCCTCCATGGCGTTATTGATGGCTGAAGAAATCCACAAGCGCGGCGTTGCCGATCAGATTGCGGTTAATAAAATCATCTATGGTTCAGAACGTTCCAGCCGTTCCATGCGCCAGAAGATTTCCGAGTTGTTTGGTGGCGCAGAATTATTTGATATCACCGGACTGACGGAACTCTATGGCCCCGGAACCGGGATTGAATGCAGTGAGCATGACTGTATCCATTACTGGGGAGATTATTATCTGGTAGAAATTCTCGATCCGGAAACCCTGCAACCACTGCCGGATGGCGAGTGGGGAGAGATGGTTGTCACTTCACTCTGTAAAGAGGGGGCGCCGCTGATCCGTTATCGCACTCGCGATATTACCCGGATTATTCCAGGTCGTTGCGGTTGCGGCAGCATTTTACCCCGCCACTCGCGGATTAAAGGACGGAGTGATGACACCATCAAGTTCCGTGGCGTCAATATTTATCCCAGCAGTATCGATACCATTTTGTCAACCGTTCCAGGAATCGGCTCCGAATTCCAGATTCATCTCACCCGCGACAATGCCGAACGTGACCACCTCCGTTTGGTTGTAGAACGCGCTGAAAAAGTCGAGGCCAAACGCAGTCCGGAACTCAGTCACGAAGTCACCCATCAGATCAAAAAACAGCTGCTGGTTTCCGTCGATCTGGAACTGGTTGATTATGCCAGCTTGCCACGTTCGGAAAAGAAAAGTCAGCGGGTTTTTGATAACCGGATTCAGGATGAAATCGTCTAG
- a CDS encoding ABC transporter ATP-binding protein, producing MLKLKHVSKNFGGLPALSEVTFSVPKGQLTALIGPNGAGKSTLINCITGVLQPTSGEVIFQNEQIAALPAYSISRLGISRTFQNLKIFPRLTVLENILTGLTCEGGDSMFMAMLRLPYLRHRERNLKLRALEALDRFGLTDKANWPAEVLAYGDKKRVELARATVGKPQLILLDEPVAGLNAEETETVAEQLRLLRSAGHTMLLVEHDMDLVMQIADQVVVLDSGKCIATGTPDEVRRNPLVLEAYLGRMDATA from the coding sequence ATGCTGAAACTTAAGCACGTCAGCAAAAACTTTGGAGGTCTTCCGGCCCTGAGTGAGGTGACGTTCTCGGTTCCCAAAGGACAACTGACAGCGCTGATCGGTCCGAATGGGGCAGGGAAAAGCACGCTGATCAACTGCATCACCGGTGTCCTGCAGCCAACCTCGGGAGAGGTCATTTTTCAAAATGAGCAGATCGCAGCACTGCCGGCATATAGCATCAGCAGATTAGGGATCTCCCGTACGTTTCAGAATTTAAAGATTTTTCCACGCCTGACCGTTCTGGAAAATATTTTAACCGGGCTGACCTGTGAAGGGGGCGACTCCATGTTCATGGCCATGTTGCGGCTCCCCTATTTGCGGCATCGGGAAAGAAATCTGAAATTACGGGCACTGGAAGCTCTGGATCGCTTCGGTCTGACCGATAAAGCCAACTGGCCCGCTGAAGTATTGGCCTACGGTGATAAAAAGCGGGTCGAACTGGCACGCGCCACAGTGGGAAAACCACAATTGATTTTACTTGATGAACCGGTGGCAGGACTCAATGCCGAAGAAACGGAGACTGTTGCCGAACAATTACGTTTGCTCAGAAGTGCCGGACATACCATGCTTCTGGTTGAACATGATATGGATCTGGTGATGCAGATCGCTGATCAGGTTGTCGTGCTGGACAGTGGAAAATGTATCGCTACCGGAACACCGGATGAGGTTCGCCGCAACCCGTTAGTGCTGGAAGCTTATTTGGGACGGATGGATGCGACGGCTTAA
- a CDS encoding branched-chain amino acid ABC transporter permease, which produces MTSKQKILYFIYLHRTGLSVTGLSLALLLFPLIEDNPYTLGLTNLIAINVIVVLGLNLFIGYSGQISLGHAAFFGLGAYGSAIATVTFETPPWLAMVLVAVLVSLVALLIAIPILRLSGHYLAMATLGLNFVVYTVLLQWDEVTGGPSGFSGIPYLSVGNFQFDDEVRLHYLIWGFVLVSLLLCLNLVRSGVGRGLSALAGDEVAAEALGVNTRNAKVKVFVLSAVLASIAGSLFAHCYTFISPDSFGIFTSADMVIMVVVGGMGSIWGSLFGAALITLLPEWMDMFETYKDFVHGGILVLVLMFLPQGLVTGLIDTIKIKLALRRQKNAET; this is translated from the coding sequence ATGACCAGTAAACAAAAAATCCTCTATTTCATCTACCTGCACCGTACCGGGCTCTCGGTTACCGGATTGTCATTGGCGCTACTGCTCTTCCCACTGATTGAAGACAACCCCTACACCCTCGGGTTGACGAACCTGATCGCCATCAACGTTATTGTGGTTCTTGGTCTCAATCTCTTTATCGGTTATTCGGGGCAGATTTCTCTAGGTCATGCCGCTTTTTTTGGGCTCGGGGCCTATGGTTCAGCCATTGCCACCGTGACGTTCGAAACGCCCCCCTGGTTGGCGATGGTTCTCGTTGCTGTCCTGGTCTCCTTGGTCGCGCTGCTGATAGCGATCCCGATCCTGCGCCTTTCTGGCCATTATCTGGCCATGGCGACCCTGGGATTAAACTTCGTCGTTTATACCGTGCTGCTGCAGTGGGATGAAGTCACTGGCGGGCCCAGCGGGTTTTCGGGCATTCCCTACCTCTCTGTTGGAAATTTCCAGTTTGATGATGAAGTCCGCCTCCATTATCTGATCTGGGGATTTGTTCTGGTCAGCTTGCTGCTCTGTTTGAACCTGGTGCGCAGTGGCGTCGGTCGTGGTCTGTCAGCCTTAGCCGGAGATGAAGTCGCGGCAGAAGCTCTGGGGGTCAATACCCGCAATGCAAAAGTTAAAGTGTTCGTTCTCTCAGCCGTTCTGGCATCCATTGCCGGCAGTCTGTTTGCCCACTGCTATACCTTTATCAGTCCTGATTCTTTTGGAATTTTCACCTCTGCGGACATGGTTATCATGGTTGTCGTTGGTGGCATGGGATCCATCTGGGGGTCATTGTTTGGCGCTGCCCTGATTACCCTGCTTCCAGAGTGGATGGATATGTTTGAGACTTACAAGGATTTCGTTCATGGCGGCATCCTGGTTCTGGTGCTGATGTTCCTCCCCCAGGGGCTTGTCACCGGACTGATTGATACCATCAAGATAAAGCTGGCGTTGCGGAGGCAGAAAAATGCTGAAACTTAA
- a CDS encoding 2-oxoacid:acceptor oxidoreductase family protein, whose product MKQQIIVSGIGGQGVLFLTRVIAQVAVNRGIPVLTSETHGMAQRGGTVLSTIKVGDFASPLIRTGQADLGLLLWEANLPVHQSLLKTDGKLLINADKDGEGTRIDAAKIARDLGNAVLLNLVLLGLAVQQKVVFCSVEDCETAIKQLAPAKFVEQNLAAFHKGLGR is encoded by the coding sequence ATGAAACAGCAGATTATCGTCAGTGGTATCGGCGGACAGGGCGTGCTGTTTCTGACCCGGGTGATCGCTCAGGTTGCCGTCAATCGTGGTATTCCGGTTCTGACGTCTGAAACCCATGGCATGGCCCAACGCGGCGGAACCGTGCTTTCAACCATCAAGGTCGGTGATTTTGCCAGTCCGTTGATCCGTACAGGTCAGGCGGACCTCGGACTCCTGCTCTGGGAAGCCAATCTTCCGGTACATCAATCGTTGCTCAAAACCGATGGCAAGTTGTTGATCAATGCGGACAAGGATGGAGAAGGAACACGGATCGACGCAGCCAAAATTGCGCGGGATCTTGGTAATGCTGTCCTCTTGAATCTGGTGCTGCTGGGTCTGGCAGTACAACAGAAGGTTGTGTTTTGTAGTGTCGAAGATTGTGAAACGGCGATTAAACAATTGGCACCAGCTAAATTTGTGGAACAAAATTTAGCCGCTTTTCACAAAGGACTGGGCCGCTAG
- a CDS encoding thiamine pyrophosphate-dependent enzyme: protein MNTKIQLLMGNEAIGQGLIEAGCQIAAAYPGTPSTEILQAVIDRQEQAVEPLHIEWSVNEKIAFEVALAASYTGKRSVAVMKQVGLNVAADAFMRTAYIGLKGGMLTIVADDPGPHSSQNEQDTRLFCLQARVPVLDPASPAEAKAMIQPAFELSEKYETNIVLRPTTRICHSRQNVSLEAPIQLERQAEFEPNPTRWAATPAFLPQLHRTLNGHLEEIALEPDWQPRLTAGDGSQPRTAMIASGIAYGNLVDLLEELSLDKSIDLYQVLMPYPMNPDFCKQMREQYDRVLILEETYPVIELQMAHPGAFGKQEAHVPREGELTPDVIHQALADFLQLPPPLEKPAARRGQRPSLCPGCSHRTAFYSIKKCFPKGIFPSDIGCYTLGMNLGAVHTVHCMGACISQGAGFYQAYQQDDASFPTIVVTIGDSTFFHAGIPALINAVIQQARIIVVILDNATAAMTGGQPVPHMGIAAGDKPTKAIAIEPLVKASGVDFLETCNPYDSEQFEALLKQADDYIRSPEGGVAVLIARHGCIMDPATRKSQESFKVTIQDNCIGCEKCTSAFECPALSMDRVKNIAVVDQDRCIGCGTCIPVCPVAAIIKEEKS, encoded by the coding sequence ATGAATACTAAAATCCAACTTCTCATGGGCAACGAAGCTATCGGTCAGGGACTGATTGAAGCCGGCTGTCAAATTGCCGCAGCCTATCCCGGCACCCCCTCGACAGAAATTCTTCAAGCGGTCATAGATCGACAGGAACAAGCCGTTGAGCCCCTTCATATAGAATGGTCAGTCAACGAAAAAATTGCTTTCGAGGTTGCTCTTGCGGCCAGCTATACCGGCAAACGTTCTGTGGCGGTGATGAAACAGGTCGGCCTGAATGTCGCGGCTGACGCTTTTATGCGCACCGCCTATATCGGCCTCAAAGGGGGGATGCTGACAATTGTCGCCGATGATCCGGGTCCCCACAGCTCACAAAACGAACAGGATACACGCCTCTTCTGCCTGCAGGCGCGGGTTCCGGTGCTTGATCCGGCTAGCCCTGCCGAAGCCAAAGCGATGATTCAACCTGCTTTTGAACTGTCGGAAAAATATGAAACCAACATTGTCTTACGCCCGACAACCAGAATCTGCCACTCACGGCAGAATGTGTCCCTTGAAGCACCGATACAACTGGAACGACAGGCCGAATTTGAGCCCAATCCGACCCGTTGGGCAGCAACCCCCGCCTTTTTACCGCAGCTCCATAGAACCTTGAATGGTCATCTGGAAGAGATTGCCCTTGAACCTGACTGGCAGCCCCGACTGACAGCTGGTGATGGGAGTCAGCCACGGACAGCCATGATCGCTTCGGGGATCGCCTACGGCAATCTCGTCGATCTGCTGGAAGAACTTAGCTTGGATAAATCCATCGACCTTTATCAGGTATTGATGCCCTACCCGATGAACCCCGATTTCTGCAAGCAGATGCGTGAGCAGTATGATCGGGTTCTGATTCTGGAAGAAACCTACCCGGTTATTGAACTACAAATGGCCCATCCCGGAGCATTTGGCAAGCAAGAGGCACATGTTCCCCGTGAAGGAGAGCTGACCCCCGATGTGATCCATCAGGCTTTGGCTGATTTTCTCCAGCTGCCGCCGCCGCTTGAAAAACCAGCGGCACGGCGCGGGCAACGCCCGTCTCTCTGCCCTGGTTGTTCACATCGAACAGCCTTTTACAGCATCAAAAAATGCTTTCCAAAAGGGATTTTTCCCTCTGATATCGGCTGTTATACGTTAGGGATGAATCTGGGCGCGGTTCACACCGTTCACTGTATGGGCGCCTGCATCAGTCAAGGGGCGGGATTCTATCAGGCCTATCAACAGGATGATGCTTCTTTTCCCACCATCGTGGTGACCATCGGCGATTCAACCTTTTTTCATGCCGGTATTCCTGCGCTGATCAATGCCGTCATCCAGCAGGCGCGGATCATTGTCGTTATTCTCGACAATGCCACCGCCGCCATGACTGGAGGACAACCGGTTCCCCACATGGGTATCGCGGCCGGAGACAAGCCGACCAAAGCCATTGCCATTGAACCTCTGGTCAAAGCCAGTGGCGTTGATTTTCTGGAAACCTGTAACCCTTATGACAGTGAACAGTTCGAAGCGCTACTCAAGCAGGCTGATGACTATATTCGCTCCCCTGAAGGGGGTGTTGCGGTGTTGATTGCCCGCCACGGCTGTATCATGGACCCGGCAACACGAAAATCTCAGGAATCTTTCAAGGTCACAATTCAGGACAATTGTATCGGCTGTGAAAAATGCACCAGTGCTTTTGAGTGTCCGGCTCTGTCCATGGATCGGGTCAAAAATATTGCTGTCGTTGATCAGGATCGCTGTATCGGTTGCGGCACCTGCATCCCGGTTTGCCCCGTTGCAGCCATCATCAAGGAGGAAAAGTCATGA
- a CDS encoding branched-chain amino acid ABC transporter permease, producing MSQDFLQYLFSGLTIGAIYALIALGFCVVNNTMGIVNFVQVDFVSLGGMIMFSALLTAGLPMVPGLLLAVSGVALVAMLVERFGLRPARSENHLVLIFLTVGLSIILRGVIKLVWGKNRMALPPLTPDVPVKVFGASVLPQALWILLLTVLAIGLLTWFFYRTSLGLSMRAVASNPTAAAVVGIPAGRVRLTSYAIAGALGGLAGVLVTPITTLSYDVGVLLGLKGFAAAILGGFGSFPGAILGGLGLGLLESLSAGYISSAYKDVVAFVVLLLVLFVRPKGLLGK from the coding sequence ATGTCTCAGGATTTTTTACAGTATCTGTTTTCAGGCCTCACCATCGGTGCAATCTATGCCTTGATTGCCCTCGGATTCTGTGTTGTCAACAACACCATGGGAATCGTCAATTTTGTCCAGGTGGATTTTGTCTCTCTGGGCGGCATGATCATGTTTTCAGCTCTGCTGACGGCCGGACTGCCGATGGTCCCCGGGTTGCTTCTCGCCGTTTCGGGGGTCGCCCTGGTGGCAATGCTGGTGGAACGTTTTGGCCTTCGCCCGGCACGCTCGGAGAACCATCTGGTTCTGATCTTTCTCACTGTTGGTTTATCAATCATCTTACGTGGTGTCATTAAATTGGTCTGGGGAAAAAATCGCATGGCTCTGCCTCCCCTCACTCCCGATGTCCCGGTTAAGGTTTTCGGTGCCAGCGTTCTCCCTCAAGCTCTCTGGATCCTGTTGCTGACAGTCCTCGCCATTGGTTTGCTGACCTGGTTCTTTTATCGCACCTCGTTAGGTTTATCGATGCGAGCGGTCGCATCCAACCCCACAGCCGCAGCGGTTGTTGGCATCCCTGCAGGTCGGGTGAGGCTGACCAGTTACGCCATCGCCGGAGCCCTCGGCGGCCTTGCCGGAGTTTTAGTCACTCCAATCACGACATTAAGCTACGATGTCGGCGTTCTCCTTGGCCTCAAAGGCTTTGCCGCCGCTATCCTGGGAGGCTTCGGATCATTTCCGGGCGCCATTCTCGGAGGTCTCGGCCTAGGTCTGCTGGAATCACTGTCCGCGGGATACATTTCCAGTGCCTATAAAGATGTAGTCGCCTTTGTGGTGTTGTTGCTGGTGCTGTTTGTGCGTCCAAAGGGATTGCTGGGAAAATAA
- a CDS encoding Trp family transcriptional regulator, with protein sequence MSANIKHINYLVNHLLIQESPAAMEKALRDLLTTSELIDVANRLQIFEMLEQGIPQRQIADRLGVGIATVTRGSNTLKQRDR encoded by the coding sequence ATGAGTGCGAACATAAAACACATCAATTATTTAGTCAATCATTTGCTGATTCAAGAGTCACCTGCAGCGATGGAAAAGGCTTTACGTGACCTTCTCACGACCAGTGAGTTGATTGACGTTGCCAACCGTCTGCAGATTTTTGAAATGCTGGAGCAGGGGATTCCGCAACGGCAGATTGCGGATCGATTGGGCGTTGGTATTGCTACGGTCACGCGGGGATCCAATACCTTGAAGCAGCGGGACCGGTGA
- a CDS encoding response regulator yields MKCILVIDDDPTIRVVIRVGLEEEGYQIVELDSGTDAVEMIKSRPIDLVILDIFMDGKEGIETLSEIREVSNKLPIIVMSSSTEFFDISKDLGADHTISKPIDFETLFPLVNKLLN; encoded by the coding sequence ATGAAATGCATTCTGGTTATTGATGATGATCCAACAATTCGGGTGGTGATTCGGGTAGGGCTTGAAGAAGAAGGATATCAGATTGTTGAGCTTGACTCGGGCACTGATGCCGTGGAAATGATCAAAAGTCGGCCCATCGATCTTGTCATTCTTGATATTTTTATGGATGGCAAAGAAGGGATTGAAACCTTGTCTGAAATTCGAGAGGTGTCGAACAAACTCCCTATCATTGTGATGAGTTCAAGCACTGAGTTTTTTGATATCTCCAAGGACTTGGGTGCCGATCATACCATAAGTAAACCAATCGACTTTGAAACGCTATTTCCTCTTGTCAATAAACTTCTCAATTGA